Proteins from a single region of Dysosmobacter acutus:
- a CDS encoding S-layer homology domain-containing protein — MYYFETRGNYSFADEALIQVSVSGGKFWKANDFGGSTNKLRVYVNFPAGEIDEVSLTIKPTGERAKISDLEPVSYNPDSEMEFKGCTVYKGLSTTSNSNVIKDKDDLYDPHQDYTAMYFFEARSNYSFTDEALIQVSVSGGDFWKANDFGGSTNKLRVYVNFPRKEVPHSIKIINGFGTATPSTAMAGQTVTVKANDRTADNMMFTQWYTETPGVTFANATQRETTFTMPDCDVRVSPGYHGVSFTNQPTGSWLSSVDDSKVYFAFSQPITSWKLVNEDDTTLASGDAESANALVAATLGPKPDKTEMTCRVIVTANGQNFTSNEFTLKWYNVPGAPDVTVYPAGGKFAETLEVNLETPNTYWEILYTTDGSDPYDKSGTTWTKNPAATVSNDSTQVKISKDTTIKACLYNSEGYSNMEKFGDIATCDFTKVELTPPVADPPSGTSFYDSLNVSLSTDIVNAKIMVSYNNGDVNDLSDTNQWKEYEPEKDSITLSGSYGMHGFDAVTGIQMEHPDGYTYWVHSDKQEYLYPRISYATIADASVVGKVNKEITPVDVSITLSGDVFAEDLTAGTDVSSWFTNRPAGLTAKVKDRTNYTKTLVITISGTPTATSAAAISVEMPKSALRYTGTGTAVEQTVLSNPKAVYNIGTDVAHEHTFGEWTWWNDSEHYQSCTCGEMKFEAHKFGDWTPDLADATKHFKECSVCHHKVKANHVESSKITDIPAGIGTEGTWYTKCDVCGKPMNTGTFPALVKIDVAKLTVAKPVKDAAAEMATTGDNTYYVANTEWTAADGATLAIGETFKPGTAYTVKITLEAKNSNVFTADSTYNKIEGKDAKLVTAVTGYTDSVILTYTFDATEGTYVPTKPAITTAALPDGKVGDAYSQTLAATGTNPIAWSIETGNLPDGLTLVGDTIKGTPSKAGDFKFTVKATNGGGSDTKELTIKVADAEAAKYHNVTLSGAGTGATGAGSHAAGTTVNIYAGTKSGYTFNGWTSDDVTVLSASSKNASFVMPDKDVTVKANWVYNGSGSSGGGYTYYTIKATAGVNGSISPTGNVSVREGRDQTFTITPNKGYAVAKVLIDSKNVGAVKSYTFENVKKNHTIEVVFMKASGNPQTGVFVDVPEGSYYEEAVNWAVEKGITTGTDATHFSPDGICTRAQAVTFLWRAAGSPAAKSAVMPFADVKVGSYYYDAVLWAVENGITKGTSDTMFSPDATCSRAQIVTFLWRSQKSPAAGTANPFTDVKASAYYADAVLWAVKEDVTKGTTNTTFSPDANCTRAQIVTFIWRALAE; from the coding sequence ATGTATTATTTTGAAACGAGAGGCAACTATAGCTTTGCTGATGAGGCGTTGATCCAAGTGTCTGTTTCCGGCGGCAAATTCTGGAAGGCTAATGACTTTGGCGGCTCGACAAACAAGCTTCGTGTTTACGTAAACTTCCCGGCAGGTGAGATTGATGAGGTCAGCCTGACCATCAAGCCAACAGGCGAGCGTGCAAAGATCTCAGATTTGGAGCCTGTTAGTTACAACCCGGACAGTGAGATGGAGTTTAAGGGCTGCACGGTTTATAAGGGCCTGAGTACGACTTCGAATTCGAATGTGATTAAAGACAAAGATGACTTGTATGACCCTCATCAGGATTATACGGCAATGTATTTTTTTGAAGCGAGATCCAACTATAGCTTCACTGATGAGGCGTTGATTCAAGTGTCTGTTTCCGGCGGCGATTTCTGGAAGGCTAATGACTTTGGCGGCTCGACAAACAAGCTTCGTGTTTACGTAAACTTCCCAAGAAAAGAAGTGCCGCATAGCATCAAGATTATAAACGGCTTCGGCACGGCAACCCCCTCCACGGCAATGGCCGGGCAGACCGTTACCGTGAAGGCGAATGATCGCACCGCCGACAACATGATGTTTACCCAGTGGTATACGGAAACCCCCGGCGTGACCTTCGCAAATGCGACCCAGCGAGAAACAACCTTTACCATGCCGGACTGCGATGTGAGAGTGAGCCCCGGCTACCATGGGGTTTCGTTCACCAATCAGCCTACCGGCAGCTGGCTTTCTTCGGTTGATGACAGCAAGGTTTACTTTGCATTCAGCCAGCCCATCACAAGCTGGAAGCTGGTGAATGAAGATGATACAACGCTTGCCAGCGGCGACGCTGAAAGTGCGAATGCTCTTGTCGCGGCAACTCTGGGTCCAAAGCCTGATAAAACAGAGATGACCTGCCGGGTTATCGTTACCGCCAATGGTCAGAACTTTACAAGCAATGAGTTTACTTTGAAATGGTATAACGTCCCGGGCGCACCGGATGTAACGGTATATCCCGCAGGCGGCAAGTTCGCTGAGACGCTTGAGGTAAACCTGGAAACGCCGAATACCTATTGGGAGATTCTCTATACCACGGACGGTTCTGACCCGTATGACAAGAGTGGAACGACCTGGACAAAGAATCCAGCCGCCACAGTATCAAACGATAGTACACAAGTAAAGATTAGCAAGGACACCACCATCAAGGCTTGCCTTTATAACTCTGAGGGTTACAGCAATATGGAGAAATTTGGCGACATCGCAACCTGTGACTTCACTAAGGTTGAACTCACGCCGCCTGTTGCTGACCCTCCTTCCGGCACCAGCTTCTATGATAGCCTGAACGTCTCCCTGTCCACTGATATTGTCAATGCAAAGATCATGGTGTCTTATAATAATGGTGATGTGAATGATCTCAGCGATACCAACCAGTGGAAGGAATATGAACCGGAGAAGGATAGCATCACTCTTAGCGGTAGTTATGGTATGCACGGATTCGACGCGGTCACCGGTATCCAGATGGAGCATCCCGATGGTTATACATATTGGGTGCATAGCGATAAGCAGGAATATTTATACCCTCGCATTTCCTATGCCACTATTGCCGATGCAAGCGTAGTCGGCAAGGTAAATAAAGAAATCACCCCTGTCGACGTAAGCATTACGCTGAGTGGCGACGTATTCGCGGAAGATCTTACGGCAGGCACGGATGTTTCCAGCTGGTTTACCAATCGGCCCGCAGGTCTGACCGCCAAGGTCAAGGATCGAACCAACTATACAAAGACCTTGGTCATCACCATCAGCGGCACGCCTACGGCGACCTCCGCCGCGGCCATCAGCGTTGAAATGCCGAAGAGCGCGCTGCGTTATACCGGCACCGGCACTGCCGTTGAACAGACCGTCCTTTCCAACCCCAAGGCAGTCTACAACATCGGCACGGATGTAGCTCATGAGCATACCTTCGGCGAATGGACATGGTGGAACGACAGCGAGCATTACCAAAGCTGCACATGCGGCGAAATGAAGTTTGAAGCCCACAAGTTCGGCGACTGGACGCCCGACCTGGCTGATGCCACCAAGCACTTTAAGGAGTGCTCTGTTTGCCATCACAAGGTCAAAGCCAACCATGTGGAGAGCAGCAAGATCACCGATATCCCCGCTGGTATCGGCACAGAGGGCACATGGTACACCAAGTGCGATGTTTGCGGCAAGCCGATGAATACCGGCACGTTCCCCGCGCTGGTGAAGATCGATGTTGCCAAGTTGACCGTTGCCAAGCCCGTCAAGGACGCTGCCGCGGAAATGGCCACCACCGGTGACAACACCTACTATGTGGCGAACACCGAGTGGACGGCAGCGGACGGCGCTACTCTTGCCATCGGCGAAACGTTCAAGCCCGGTACGGCCTACACCGTGAAGATCACGCTGGAAGCCAAGAACAGCAACGTGTTCACGGCAGATTCTACCTACAATAAGATCGAAGGCAAGGATGCCAAGCTCGTGACTGCCGTTACCGGCTATACGGATTCTGTCATCCTGACCTACACCTTCGATGCCACCGAGGGCACCTATGTTCCCACCAAGCCCGCCATCACTACCGCTGCCCTGCCGGACGGCAAGGTGGGCGATGCGTACAGCCAGACCTTGGCTGCCACCGGCACCAACCCCATCGCTTGGAGCATCGAGACTGGCAATCTGCCTGACGGCCTGACGCTGGTGGGCGACACCATCAAGGGTACGCCCTCCAAGGCCGGCGATTTCAAGTTCACCGTCAAGGCCACCAATGGCGGCGGCTCTGACACGAAGGAGCTTACCATCAAGGTCGCCGACGCGGAGGCTGCCAAGTATCACAACGTCACCCTGAGCGGCGCGGGCACCGGCGCTACCGGCGCTGGCAGCCATGCCGCAGGAACCACGGTCAATATCTACGCCGGAACCAAGTCTGGCTACACCTTCAACGGCTGGACCTCCGACGATGTGACCGTCCTCAGCGCCAGCAGCAAGAACGCCAGCTTCGTCATGCCGGATAAGGACGTCACCGTCAAGGCCAACTGGGTCTACAACGGCAGCGGCAGCAGCGGCGGCGGTTACACCTACTACACCATCAAGGCCACCGCAGGCGTGAACGGCTCCATCTCTCCCACCGGCAATGTCAGCGTCCGCGAGGGCCGGGATCAGACCTTCACCATCACCCCGAATAAGGGCTACGCCGTCGCCAAGGTGCTGATCGACAGCAAGAACGTGGGCGCGGTGAAGTCCTACACCTTCGAGAATGTGAAGAAGAACCACACCATCGAGGTCGTCTTTATGAAGGCCAGCGGCAACCCCCAGACCGGCGTGTTCGTGGATGTGCCGGAGGGCAGCTACTATGAGGAAGCTGTCAACTGGGCCGTGGAAAAGGGCATCACCACCGGCACCGATGCGACCCACTTCTCCCCCGATGGCATCTGCACCCGCGCGCAGGCCGTCACCTTCCTGTGGCGCGCAGCAGGCAGCCCCGCAGCCAAGTCCGCAGTCATGCCCTTTGCCGATGTGAAGGTTGGCAGCTACTACTATGACGCGGTGCTGTGGGCCGTGGAGAACGGCATCACCAAGGGCACCAGCGACACCATGTTCAGCCCCGACGCCACCTGCTCCCGCGCGCAGATCGTCACCTTCCTGTGGCGCTCTCAGAAGTCCCCGGCAGCGGGCACGGCCAATCCCTTCACCGATGTGAAGGCAAGCGCCTACTACGCTGACGCGGTGCTGTGGGCTGTCAAGGAGGATGTCACCAAGGGCACCACCAACACCACGTTCAGCCCTGACGCCAACTGCACCCGCGCACAGATCGTCACCTTCATCTGGCGCGCCCTTGCGGAGTAA
- a CDS encoding class B sortase, which produces MKRIRRIIRPMLCMVVLLFAMTTGVMGCYQKDPDPIEDPSGTSEVEATPIPTVNRQAELADAKSRNPDAVAWLYIPGAEVDDPVMQAEDNGFYLNRDELREYSTWGCYYADCRNHLSGRDALDTNTVIYGHSANDCDPDGVRFTKLHRYMDADFVKENPYIYLSVDGDDLIFQITALFITDVGFDYIDPNPMGSKLTEFFQTVEKKNWLDIDGVTFSEGDTFLTLSTCCRKYDKTNSGNQRLVVMAKLLPEGATEQAFTVKLVKKPEMP; this is translated from the coding sequence ATGAAAAGAATCAGACGGATCATCCGACCCATGCTCTGCATGGTGGTTTTGCTCTTTGCCATGACCACGGGCGTCATGGGCTGCTATCAGAAAGACCCCGATCCCATTGAAGATCCCTCCGGCACCTCCGAAGTGGAGGCGACCCCCATTCCCACCGTCAACCGGCAGGCGGAGCTTGCCGACGCCAAAAGCAGGAACCCAGACGCCGTGGCGTGGCTGTATATCCCCGGCGCGGAGGTGGACGACCCTGTGATGCAGGCGGAGGACAACGGCTTTTACCTCAACCGGGACGAGCTGCGGGAGTACAGCACATGGGGCTGCTACTACGCCGACTGCCGGAACCATCTCAGCGGGCGGGACGCGCTGGATACCAACACCGTCATCTACGGCCACTCTGCCAACGACTGCGACCCGGACGGTGTGCGGTTTACCAAGCTGCACCGCTATATGGACGCGGACTTCGTGAAGGAGAACCCCTACATCTACCTTTCCGTGGACGGGGACGACCTGATCTTCCAGATCACCGCCCTGTTTATTACGGACGTCGGCTTCGACTATATTGACCCCAATCCCATGGGGAGCAAGCTCACCGAGTTCTTCCAGACCGTGGAGAAGAAAAACTGGCTGGATATTGACGGTGTGACCTTCTCCGAGGGGGATACCTTCCTGACCCTCTCCACCTGCTGCCGGAAGTACGACAAGACCAACAGCGGCAATCAGCGGCTTGTGGTCATGGCAAAGCTGCTGCCGGAGGGAGCCACGGAACAGGCGTTCACCGTCAAGCTGGTGAAGAAGCCGGAAATGCCCTGA
- a CDS encoding RNA polymerase sigma factor: MDLEHHYRHKQHTFDAFCKRTIRNESANAFRQIRVQQDRFVSLSDLPEEGSESLATYDLYPWEYTSFPVGGDVILIKDDRLADALTALPQRFRDILLMYWFLELADREIGERLSLSRRTVNNRRQQAYELLKRLMGGDANE; the protein is encoded by the coding sequence ATGGACCTTGAACACCATTACCGGCACAAGCAGCACACCTTCGATGCGTTCTGCAAAAGGACCATCCGAAACGAGTCTGCCAATGCTTTCCGTCAGATCCGCGTTCAGCAGGACCGCTTCGTGTCCCTGAGCGATCTGCCGGAGGAGGGCAGCGAGTCGCTTGCGACCTATGACCTCTATCCCTGGGAATACACATCCTTCCCCGTGGGCGGCGACGTGATCCTCATTAAGGATGACCGGCTGGCCGACGCGCTGACCGCCCTGCCTCAGAGATTCCGGGATATCCTTCTGATGTACTGGTTCCTGGAGCTGGCAGACCGGGAGATCGGCGAGAGGCTGAGCCTGTCCCGGAGAACGGTCAACAACCGCAGGCAGCAGGCCTATGAGCTGCTGAAAAGGCTGATGGGAGGTGACGCGAATGAGTAA
- a CDS encoding helix-turn-helix domain-containing protein produces MSKRRTARSSLIPYPVIAAAVRGDPEAVNRVLDHYSGYIAALSMRRGCNQNGNPCFAVDEEIRRRIETKLIVAILSFDLN; encoded by the coding sequence ATGAGTAAGCGCAGAACCGCGCGAAGCAGCCTGATCCCTTACCCGGTGATCGCCGCCGCCGTGCGGGGCGACCCGGAAGCCGTAAACCGTGTGCTGGACCACTATTCCGGCTACATAGCGGCACTGTCCATGCGTAGGGGCTGCAATCAGAACGGAAACCCCTGCTTTGCTGTGGACGAGGAGATCCGCCGTCGAATTGAGACGAAGCTGATCGTCGCCATCCTGAGTTTCGACCTGAACTGA
- a CDS encoding transposon-encoded TnpW family protein: protein MQTTVSSEKKYAPPRRSEKQIGNTTFIVNSFFREKGDEGIAVKLERLMKADVQKEATT, encoded by the coding sequence ATGCAAACGACCGTTTCATCTGAAAAGAAATACGCCCCGCCGAGGCGGAGCGAAAAACAGATCGGCAACACAACCTTTATCGTCAATTCCTTCTTTCGGGAAAAGGGCGATGAGGGTATTGCCGTAAAGCTGGAACGTCTGATGAAAGCGGACGTTCAGAAAGAAGCTACAACTTAA
- a CDS encoding recombinase family protein, with translation MYHQSNTAAALQFPYSAMSVEAVTALYCRLSRDDELQGDSNSIINQKKILQRYALDHGYKNYRFYIDDGISGTTFNRPGFQQMIADIEAGLVNRVIIKDMSRLGRDYLQVGMYTEIMFPEHDIHFIAVNDGVDSTQGDNEFTPFRNIINEWYAKDTSKKIRAVMKVKGNAGEHLTTLPPYGYMKSPDNKKLWVRDEEAAAVVYEIGLYVMDGFGPSQIARKLTERRILTPAAYYASRGRKASNIKRGLPYAWDASTVADIMDRWREYLGHTVNFKTRKKSYKSKKVIHNPESEWMIFENTHDPIWTEAIADAARAARQTRRRPTKMGEMGMFSGMMFCADCGSVMYQCRATNFRREQEYYLCAGYRKSRDFCGQTHSIRTVILEELILENLREIVSFASRSKDEFVRLVMDSDLRQRDRDLAKRKRQLVDSEKRITELDAIFKRLYEDNISGKLSDERFQKLSADYEKEEQELKVLASSLRKEVELEESKSADVDRFLSVVERYTDIPELTPCILHEFVEKIIVHAASDPKGKNRTQEIDIYYKGIGALEMSKVTASMEK, from the coding sequence ATGTATCATCAGTCAAACACCGCTGCCGCGCTTCAATTCCCTTACAGCGCTATGAGCGTCGAAGCTGTTACCGCTTTGTACTGCCGTTTGTCGCGTGACGATGAATTGCAGGGCGACAGCAACAGTATCATCAACCAGAAAAAGATCCTTCAACGCTATGCACTTGACCACGGCTACAAAAATTATCGCTTTTATATTGATGACGGCATTTCTGGTACGACATTTAACCGACCTGGCTTCCAGCAAATGATTGCGGATATCGAAGCCGGCCTTGTCAATCGGGTCATTATCAAGGATATGTCACGCCTGGGCCGTGATTATCTGCAAGTGGGCATGTATACCGAAATCATGTTCCCGGAGCATGACATTCACTTTATTGCTGTCAACGATGGCGTGGACAGCACCCAGGGTGATAATGAGTTCACCCCTTTTCGGAACATCATCAATGAGTGGTATGCGAAAGACACCAGTAAGAAGATCCGTGCCGTGATGAAGGTCAAAGGCAACGCCGGCGAGCATCTGACGACCCTGCCGCCCTATGGCTACATGAAGTCTCCTGACAACAAAAAGCTGTGGGTCAGGGACGAGGAAGCCGCAGCGGTGGTCTATGAGATCGGCCTATATGTGATGGACGGTTTCGGACCGTCCCAGATTGCAAGGAAGCTGACAGAGCGAAGGATCTTGACCCCGGCCGCCTATTATGCCAGCAGGGGCCGGAAAGCAAGCAATATCAAGCGGGGCTTGCCTTACGCATGGGATGCCTCCACCGTAGCGGATATCATGGACCGCTGGCGGGAGTACCTGGGGCACACGGTCAATTTCAAGACGAGGAAGAAGTCCTACAAGAGCAAAAAGGTCATCCATAATCCGGAAAGTGAGTGGATGATCTTTGAGAACACCCATGACCCGATCTGGACGGAGGCAATCGCGGACGCTGCGAGAGCAGCAAGGCAGACGCGCCGTCGTCCTACAAAAATGGGAGAAATGGGGATGTTCTCCGGCATGATGTTCTGCGCGGACTGCGGATCTGTCATGTATCAATGCAGAGCCACCAACTTCCGGCGTGAGCAGGAATACTACCTGTGCGCCGGCTACCGAAAGAGCCGTGACTTCTGCGGTCAGACCCATTCCATCCGCACGGTGATCTTGGAGGAATTGATTCTGGAAAACCTGCGGGAGATCGTTTCCTTCGCCTCCCGCAGTAAGGACGAGTTTGTGAGGCTGGTCATGGACAGTGACCTGCGGCAGCGTGACCGGGATCTTGCAAAGCGGAAACGGCAGCTTGTCGATTCCGAGAAGCGGATCACAGAGCTGGATGCTATCTTCAAGCGGCTCTATGAGGACAACATTTCGGGCAAGCTCTCCGATGAACGCTTTCAGAAGCTCTCTGCGGACTATGAGAAGGAAGAACAGGAGCTCAAGGTGCTGGCGAGTTCCCTTCGGAAAGAAGTGGAGCTGGAGGAAAGCAAATCGGCGGATGTTGATCGTTTTCTCTCCGTTGTGGAGAGGTACACGGATATCCCGGAGCTCACGCCCTGCATACTCCATGAGTTCGTGGAGAAAATCATCGTCCATGCGGCCAGCGACCCGAAGGGCAAGAATCGGACGCAGGAGATCGACATTTACTACAAGGGTATCGGAGCCTTGGAAATGTCAAAAGTCACAGCATCAATGGAAAAATGA
- a CDS encoding complement resistance protein TraT → MSREATGENGAILGSGEYWSRVNRDTFFGRLMRRPSETTYWETLKEIGDRAAGAAEEIYEDLRKNEKWIHKIESSARNALAKQVRGLYDVSRMAGVSCPHSGECESILNLSGYPVWSNPFGTERAVRAAVWRVRNHPEFSAGECIDLIKRAAEWGSGYAAGGSGKNRAFLEEISQGKGKDFFEEVIKAYESGWEPEVRGGCGHVIGGNKYLSHMEGEVFLRELPADNSARWGGADYAGALKESIEGIARQMERDLERGERENSYITDETERALKLAAVELGRCGAGIGSLGGKIERLAWFVGGDPSKIRQLQSKLNQIGVGEHLTEDGVYGKKTLAIRSAFFENLIHGTVPSLTWIDPLQSSYTQIYSVPIQKNSISISSLRDFSSRSINLKGTTVFRADTPHSGFTYHINTVEGRSIKTGQYAASKLQLQNLNKLNHTEISYDAFQVLRNFDGVAKKIRIAGKVLLAAGVALDVLELSRTIEDDLQDADRKIGKETYSEIASIGGSWAIGALGAESGTLLGASVGTAIFPGVGTVIGGAIGGLVLGLAGSFAGDRLGSFVIDITMVE, encoded by the coding sequence ATGAGCAGGGAGGCCACAGGCGAGAACGGAGCAATTTTGGGCAGCGGCGAATATTGGAGCCGCGTGAACCGAGACACATTCTTCGGCAGGCTGATGCGGCGGCCGTCGGAGACGACTTATTGGGAAACGCTGAAAGAAATTGGAGATCGGGCCGCCGGAGCGGCAGAAGAAATTTATGAGGACTTACGGAAAAATGAAAAGTGGATTCATAAAATCGAATCCAGCGCACGAAATGCACTTGCAAAGCAGGTGCGTGGCCTGTATGATGTCAGTAGAATGGCAGGCGTATCCTGCCCGCACAGCGGCGAGTGCGAATCCATACTGAACCTGTCCGGCTATCCTGTGTGGAGCAATCCCTTTGGCACAGAGCGCGCGGTGCGGGCGGCGGTCTGGAGAGTCAGGAACCACCCGGAGTTTTCTGCCGGCGAGTGCATAGACCTCATCAAACGGGCTGCGGAGTGGGGGAGCGGCTATGCCGCGGGCGGAAGCGGGAAAAACCGCGCGTTCTTAGAAGAGATATCCCAGGGAAAGGGAAAAGACTTCTTTGAAGAGGTTATCAAGGCGTATGAAAGCGGCTGGGAGCCAGAGGTGCGGGGCGGCTGCGGCCATGTCATAGGCGGGAACAAGTACCTGTCCCACATGGAGGGGGAGGTATTTCTAAGGGAGCTACCGGCGGACAACAGCGCCCGCTGGGGAGGAGCAGATTACGCCGGAGCGCTGAAGGAGTCTATAGAAGGGATCGCCCGCCAGATGGAGCGGGATTTGGAACGCGGCGAACGGGAGAACAGCTACATCACCGATGAGACCGAGCGGGCGCTGAAGCTTGCGGCGGTCGAGTTGGGGCGCTGCGGCGCGGGAATCGGCTCATTGGGCGGAAAAATTGAAAGGCTTGCGTGGTTCGTGGGCGGCGACCCGTCAAAAATCCGGCAGCTGCAAAGCAAGCTGAACCAGATAGGCGTGGGAGAGCACCTGACCGAGGACGGGGTCTACGGGAAGAAGACGCTGGCGATTCGATCTGCTTTTTTTGAGAATCTGATTCATGGCACAGTCCCTTCTTTAACGTGGATTGATCCACTGCAAAGTTCGTATACACAGATATATTCTGTGCCAATTCAGAAAAATAGCATTTCCATTTCATCTTTGCGCGACTTTTCTTCACGGAGTATCAATCTAAAAGGAACAACGGTTTTTCGAGCCGATACGCCGCATTCTGGATTTACTTATCATATCAATACAGTTGAAGGCCGCAGCATTAAAACAGGGCAATATGCAGCCTCAAAGCTGCAACTTCAAAATTTGAATAAACTAAATCATACGGAAATTTCTTATGACGCTTTCCAAGTGCTGAGGAACTTTGACGGTGTTGCAAAGAAAATACGTATAGCCGGGAAGGTACTGTTGGCAGCGGGAGTTGCGTTGGATGTATTGGAACTCTCTCGGACTATTGAGGATGATCTGCAAGATGCAGATCGAAAAATTGGGAAAGAGACGTATTCGGAAATTGCAAGCATTGGTGGCAGCTGGGCAATTGGTGCATTGGGAGCAGAAAGTGGCACTTTACTGGGAGCGAGCGTCGGAACAGCGATTTTTCCTGGAGTTGGAACGGTGATTGGCGGAGCGATTGGTGGGTTGGTTTTAGGACTTGCTGGTTCTTTTGCTGGAGATCGCCTTGGAAGCTTTGTGATAGATATTACAATGGTGGAGTGA
- a CDS encoding Smr/MutS family protein: MQKGERGMSDMASMRQTNLEIGMPYVDQAMRKLTLEIQTARTIHAPILKVIHGYGSSGTGGKIRTAVRRRLEEMYGKGEIRAYIPGETFSIFDAATRDAFLRCAELRQDRDLDRYNNGVTFIVL; this comes from the coding sequence TTGCAGAAAGGTGAAAGGGGGATGAGCGATATGGCGTCCATGCGCCAGACCAACCTGGAGATTGGTATGCCTTACGTGGACCAGGCCATGCGGAAGCTGACGCTGGAGATTCAGACAGCCAGGACCATCCATGCGCCGATTTTGAAGGTTATCCACGGCTACGGGTCCTCCGGAACCGGGGGAAAGATCCGGACGGCGGTCCGCCGGCGGCTGGAGGAGATGTACGGGAAAGGGGAAATCCGCGCCTACATCCCCGGTGAAACGTTCTCCATTTTTGATGCGGCCACGCGCGATGCCTTTCTCCGCTGCGCGGAGCTGCGGCAGGACCGGGACTTGGACCGTTACAACAATGGGGTGACCTTTATTGTATTATAG
- a CDS encoding helix-turn-helix transcriptional regulator, producing MSAPELARTLEVSVRTVYRDVEALSMAGVPVYASPGKGGGISLLPGYTFDKRLLSDEEQNQLLFAVQSLQAADQTVNVLLDKLASAFQKSSQNWIEVDFSRWGLRRKDTARFELLKNAILGRQVLDLTYCGASGQITRRSVHPLKLIYKDKHWYLQAFCLRADGFRLFKVGRILNLAPVGEVFSHDYTAELPPVELEPPPVSSVPLRLRFSQSAAFRVYDEFDRESIEVQPDGTLLVDVSYPLDGWVVSYLFSFGTDVDLLEPAWLRDQLADYAEKIAAHHRT from the coding sequence CTGAGCGCGCCGGAGCTTGCCCGCACGCTGGAGGTCTCCGTGCGCACGGTTTACCGGGACGTGGAGGCCCTCTCCATGGCGGGAGTGCCGGTGTACGCTTCCCCCGGCAAGGGCGGCGGCATCTCGCTGCTGCCCGGATATACATTTGATAAGCGGCTTCTTTCCGACGAGGAGCAGAACCAGCTTCTGTTTGCCGTTCAGAGCCTGCAGGCGGCGGACCAAACTGTGAATGTGCTGCTGGACAAGCTGGCCTCCGCCTTTCAAAAGAGCAGCCAGAACTGGATTGAAGTGGACTTCTCGCGCTGGGGGCTGCGCCGGAAAGATACCGCCCGGTTTGAGCTGCTGAAAAATGCCATATTGGGCCGGCAGGTGCTGGATTTGACCTACTGCGGCGCCTCCGGTCAGATTACCCGGCGCAGCGTCCATCCCCTGAAGCTGATCTACAAGGACAAGCACTGGTATCTGCAGGCCTTCTGCCTCCGTGCCGACGGCTTCCGGCTGTTCAAGGTGGGGCGCATCCTCAATCTTGCGCCTGTGGGCGAGGTGTTTTCCCACGATTATACAGCGGAGCTTCCGCCTGTTGAACTGGAGCCTCCGCCCGTCTCTTCCGTGCCCCTCAGGCTCCGTTTTTCTCAGAGCGCCGCCTTTCGGGTGTACGACGAATTTGACCGGGAAAGCATTGAAGTTCAGCCCGACGGCACTTTGCTGGTGGACGTCAGCTATCCCCTGGACGGCTGGGTCGTGAGCTATCTCTTTTCTTTCGGAACAGACGTGGACCTCCTGGAGCCGGCATGGCTGAGGGACCAGCTGGCCGACTATGCGGAAAAAATTGCCGCACACCACAGAACATGA